In Ischnura elegans chromosome 9, ioIscEleg1.1, whole genome shotgun sequence, the following proteins share a genomic window:
- the LOC124165618 gene encoding cuticle protein-like — MIYQCFVFAVVVAVAGAGYIHQPAIALQSLPVQTQTITLPKLSLAAAPSISYSPKIALAPAPALQLPKLSLAAPAGALTIATAAPKISFAAPPQTITYSAPKYSFAAPAPAFTYAAAAPVLSLPKISLPAPKISFAAAAPALTYAAPAPTLTYAAAAPVLSLPKISLPAPKISFAAPAPAFTYAAAAPVLSLPKISLPAPKISFAAAAPALTYAAPAPALTYAASAPAIVVAKEAEKGNAYSYSYEVSDDHSGDHKAMHESRDEAGNVSGSYSMVEADGSTRTVDYTADAIHGFQATVRKEPAKKAMVMSSEKGPVMMMVHDEPAPQMKMVMVKHH; from the coding sequence TGCTTCGTGTTCGCCGTAGTCGTCGCCGTGGCTGGCGCAGGATACATCCACCAGCCGGCCATCGCACTCCAGTCGCTGCCAGTGCAGACGCAGACCATCACGCTTCCCAAGCTCTCACTGGCCGCCGCTCCGTCCATCTCCTACTCGCCCAAGATAGCGCTGGCTCCCGCACCCGCCCTACAACTCCCCAAGCTGTCCCTCGCCGCACCCGCCGGAGCCCTAACCATCGCCACTGCCGCACCCAAGATATCCTTTGCTGCACCCCCACAAACCATCACTTACTCTGCACCCAAGTACTCATTTGCCGCACCCGCCCCTGCCTTCACCTACGCCGCTGCCGCACCCGTCCTGTCCCTACCCAAGATCTCCCTACCCGCACCTAAGATCTCTTTCGCCGCTGCCGCTCCAGCACTGACTTACGCCGCGCCCGCTCCTACCCTCACCTACGCCGCTGCCGCCCCAGTCTTGTCCTTACCCAAGATATCCCTGCCCGCACCCAAGATCTCATTCGCCGCACCCGCCCCTGCCTTCACCTACGCCGCTGCCGCACCCGTCCTGTCCCTACCCAAGATCTCCCTACCCGCACCCAAGATCTCTTTCGCCGCTGCCGCTCCAGCACTGACCTACGCCGCGCCCGCTCCGGCACTCACGTACGCAGCTTCCGCTCCCGCGATCGTGGTGGCGAAGGAAGCCGAGAAGGGGAACGCGTACTCCTATTCGTACGAGGTTTCGGACGACCACAGCGGTGACCACAAGGCCATGCACGAGTCCAGGGATGAGGCGGGGAACGTGAGCGGTAGTTACAGCATGGTTGAGGCCGACGGAAGCACCAGAACCGTTGACTACACGGCAGATGCCATTCACGGATTTCAGGCTACGGTCCGCAAGGAGCCAGCCAAGAAGGCAATGGTGATGTCCAGCGAAAAGGgcccagtgatgatgatggtgcaCGACGAGCCAGCACCacagatgaaaatggtgatggtcAAGCACCACTAA